One window of Branchiostoma lanceolatum isolate klBraLanc5 chromosome 6, klBraLanc5.hap2, whole genome shotgun sequence genomic DNA carries:
- the LOC136436737 gene encoding protein artichoke-like, whose translation MRKMKQAFLFFHTLVALLQSHLTAAYPPGCSSSSTTANCDNQDLQSIPQDFDTSILILSMRNNDLTNISHTSVSRYRSLQNVYLSGNKISTITCGTFLNSGSIIELDIQNNELATLGDGMFDGLVQVSRLYLDDNKISTIGTNTFVGLSQLDYLYLRQNGLESLESGMFSSLSDLDSLYLDNNQIHSIGPNTFLGLSQLDYLYLRNNEVESLSQNMFSSSLSSLDRLYLEYNSIRAIASNTFNYLTNLDYLYLNNNNITSLSSSMFNRLSSLDYLYLQNNQITSISSYTFQYVTNLRQLDLSNNMIGSLSFNAFSGLTRLQYLYLQNNTIPNLNYYMFQGMGSSSTPSQLRTLNLADNRVSSISSNTFQYMRNLQTLDLQGNKLAGLTTSNMFNGLQQLQTLQLNGNHISSISAGIFSDMSRLVSLYLNDNDLQSFSSNVFVGLGHTYFRTLHLYGNNIQYLPSNIFSSYVQYVVELRLDDNELTTLPSTIFQQLSRLQTLRLNQNQLTSLTSGIFSQLFSLRNLYLNDNQLSDLPSSQFSGPNNLQYLYVQDNYIQTVSTNAFLGLGQLTTLNLQNNNVTTLPANVFNGLTRLQDLNLNNNKLIRLLSNAFQGLGNLRTLTMQNSKVQILAPNAFTSLQNLRTLHLHQNNIEILVTDVFSGLGQLTTLQLQNSKLQFIEPGAFNGLQSLQTLPLYSNSLQNITMGAFNGLPALKTLELQDNQIKTIQADSFTQNENLQTLNLAHNTVQLLTGALNGLGACDSLDLSNNGLKRLPADAFSDQIKQSLVTLDLSFNQLSEIPSHMIVQHLSNLQTLHIHQNTLTAVPANAFDGLGNLMTLDLQYNKIKSVNRFSFTGLHNLQSLNLGHNQLEHLPEAVFNNLPNLLTLNLESNSLRQISDGTFQAQSHLLTLNLDSNQISLIPVEALADLSSLNSLGLQNNNFKTLNIDAFQLLSTITNGNNLNLQGNPWVCDCQMLRTRINMTGAPFESTIICGGDVNPAGIAGQPLSSLDPQSLRCEGPAVLAFTILNISSTISTGDNVTMYCETSGFPIPDLELLMPSGQSIKPSDCANGTNVCMLSNGTVLIPSIEKEQEGVYMCIALNPAGCAHSRMSITLNVPEETETSASISVAAFAGSLCGSVLGTAILCTVVFLACNKRQKYAPPAPDQSVVFSNVRVTTEEPQDSLRCPNQSSLPCTITSGPPQDDRYTLPPTSTEVYEEISVPHHKQKERSTAQAKGRPPRKALKPPKVQKQAVPQQPPTCAITSGGPIQDDRYTFAPTSTELYEDVDVPQCEQKEINTVQARKGPRKAMKPPKVQKQAAPQLPPDPPPCSESTEETAVYMNEPEVIYMNEPGATAMEYYQPLQNPGQ comes from the coding sequence ATGAGGAAGATGAAGCAAGCCTTCCTCTTCTTCCACACCCTTGTTGCACTGCTGCAAAGTCATCTCACAGCAGCTTACCCACCTGGGTGCAGCAGTAGCTCTACAACTGCCAACTGTGACAACCAAGACCTCCAGTCCATCCCACAAGATTTTGATACATCAATACTGATTCTGTCCATGCGCAACAATGATCTGACTAACATCAGTCACACATCAGTATCAAGGTACCGCAGTCTACAAAATGTGTATCTTAGTGGAAACAAGATTTCCACAATAACTTGTGGGACATTTCTGAACTCAGGCTCAATTATAGAACTTGATATTCAAAACAATGAACTGGCTACATTGGGAGATGGGATGTTTGATGGTTTAGTTCAGGTTTCGCGCCTTTATCTGGATGATAACAAAATAAGTACCATTGGCACAAACACCTTTGTTGGCCTGTCCCAACTAGATTACCTGTATCTAAGGCAAAATGGTTTAGAATCACTAGAGTCAGGCATGTTTTCTAGTTTGAGTGATCTTGATTCCCTCTACCTGGACAACAACCAAATTCACAGTATTGGCCCAAATACGTTTCTTGGACTTTCCCAGCTGGACTACCTATATCTGCGAAACAATGAGGTTGAATCCCTGtcacaaaatatgttttcaagTAGTCTGAGCAGCCTAGACAGGTTATATTTGGAGTATAATAGCATCAGAGCCATTGCATCAAACACCTTTAATTACCTTACAAATCTAGATTACTTGtacctgaacaacaacaacatcacaagcCTGTCCAGCAGTATGTTCAACAGGTTATCAAGCTTGGATTACCTTTACTTACAAAACAACCAGATAACCAGTATATCATCATACACATTTCAGTATGTTACAAATTTACGGCAACTTGACTTGTCTAACAACATGATTGGTAGCCTTTCATTCAACGCTTTCTCTGGCCTTACACGTTTGCAGTATCTCTATCTTCAGAATAACACAATTCCAAACTTAAACTATTACATGTTCCAAGGAATGGGGTCTTCCTCAACTCCTAGCCAACTAAGAACACTTAACCTTGCTGACAATCGAGTCAGCAGTATATCATCAAACACCTTTCAGTACATGAGGAACTTACAAACTTTAGACCTTCAAGGCAATAAGCTTGCAGGACTAACCACCAGTAACATGTTCAATGGTCTACAGCAGCTTCAAACACTACAATTAAATGGAAACCATATCAGCTCAATTTCTGCTGGCATATTTAGTGACATGTCTCGCTTGGTTTCTCTATACCTGAATGACAATGACTTGCAGTCCTTTAGTTCCAATGTGTTTGTAGGACTTGGCCACACATACTTCAGAACTCTACACttgtatggcaacaacattcAGTACCTTCCTTCAAATATCTTCAGCAGTTATGTTCAATATGTTGTAGAACTACGGCTGGATGACAATGAACTGACTACCCTTCCATCCACAATCTTTCAACAACTGTCTCGACTCCAGACCCTCCGACTCAACCAGAACCAGCTGACTTCCTTGACTTCTGGCATCTTCAGCCAGTTGTTCTCCTTGAGAAACCTCTATCTTAATGACAACCAACTCAGTGACTTGCCAAGTAGCCAGTTTAGTGGACCGAATAACCTGCAATACCTGTATGTTCAGGACAACTACATTCAGACAGTGTCAACAAATGCATTCCTTGGTTTGGGCCAACTGACCACTTTAAACCTCCAAAACAACAATGTCACTACGCTACCAGCTAATGTCTTCAACGGCCTCACACGTTTGCAAGACCTAAATCTCAATAACAACAAGTTGATAAGGTTGCTTTCAAATGCATTTCAGGGACTAGGCAACTTACGAACATTAACAATGCAGAACAGCAAGGTCCAGATACTTGCACCAAATGCTTTTACTTCCCTCCAAAATTTGAGAACATTGCATCTTCACCAAAACAATATTGAGATTCTTGTCACAGATGTGTTCAGTGGATTAGGACAGCTTACAACTCTGCAGCTTCAGAATAGCAAATTGCAGTTCATTGAGCCTGGAGCATTTAATGGTCTCCAAAGCCTGCAAACTTTACCCCTTTACTCAAACAGTTTGCAAAACATCACCATGGGTGCCTTCAATGGGCTTCCAGCTCTTAAAACCTTGGAGCTTCAAGACAATCAGATCAAGACAATACAGGCAGATTCCTTCACACAGAACGAAAACTTGCAGACACTGAATCTGGCACACAACACAGTTCAACTTCTGACTGGAGCACTTAATGGGCTAGGTGCATGTGACAGTTTAGATCTTAGCAACAATGGACTCAAACGATTGCCTGCAGATGcattttcagaccaaatcaAGCAAAGCCTTGTTACTCTAGATCTAAGCTTCAATCAGCTTTCAGAAATCCCTTCCCATATGATAGTCCAACATCTGTCAAACCTGCAAACTTTACACATTCATCAAAATACCTTGACTGCTGTTCCGGCTAATGCATTTGATGGTCTGGGAAATTTGATGACACTAGATTTGCAAtacaacaaaatcaaatcagTTAACCGCTTCAGCTTTACTGGGCTCCATAATTTGCAATCACTAAATTTGGGACATAATCAGCTTGAACATCTGCCAGAAGCTGTCTTCAACAATTTGCCAAACCTTCTGACCCTTAACCTAGAGTCAAACTCACTCAGACAGATATCAGATGGCACATTCCAAGCACAGAGTCATCTGTTAACTCTAAACCTTGATTCAAATCAGATCAGTCTGATCCCTGTTGAAGCTTTAGCAGACTTGTCGAGCCTTAATTCCTTGGGTCTTCAAAATAACAACTTCAAGACGCTCAACATTGATGCCTTTCAATTACTCTCCACAATAACTAATGGAAACAACCTTAACCTACAGGGGAATCCCTGGGTGTGTGACTGTCAGATGCTGAGAACTAGAATCAACATGACAGGGGCTCCCTTTGAGTCCACCATAATTTGTGGTGGTGATGTCAATCCAGCTGGTATTGCTGGACAGCCTTTAAGTAGTCTTGATCCACAGTCTCTTAGGTGTGAGGGCCCAGCTGTTTTGGCTTTTACTATTCTCAATATCAGTAGCACTATTTCTACTGGAGATAATGTTACCATGTACTGTGAAACTTCTGGTTTTCCTATCCCAGATTTAGAGCTCCTTATGCCCAGTGGACAGAGTATCAAGCCAAGTGATTGTGCCAATGGTACCAATGTCTGTATGTTGAGCAATGGTACTGTTTTGATTCCAAGCAtagaaaaagaacaagaagGGGTATACATGTGCATTGCCTTGAATCCAGCAGGGTGCGCACACAGCAGAATGTCAATAACCTTGAATGTTCCGGAAGAAACAGAAACCAGCGCAAGCATCTCTGTTGCTGCCTTTGCTGGCAGCCTGTGtggctctgtccttggtactgcaatcCTTTGCACAGTTGTGTTCCTTGCCTGTAATAAAAGGCAGAAATATGCTCCTCCAGCCCCAGATCAAAGTGTTGTATTCAGTAATGTAAGGGTAACTACTGAAGAGCCACAAGACAGTCTGAGATGTCCCAATCAGTCGTCCCTTCCTTGTACTATCACTTCTGGCCCTCCGCAAGATGATCGCTACACCCTTCCTCCAACCTCCACAGAGGTATATGAGGAGATCAGTGTACCTCATCATAAACAAAAGGAAAGAAGTACCGCACAAGCAAAAGGGCGGCCACCAAGAAAGGCACTAAAACCACCAAAAGTGCAGAAACAAGCTGTTCCTCAGCAGCCACCAACTTGTGCGATCACTTCTGGTGGACCTATCCAAGATGATCGTTATACCTTTGCCCCAACCTCTACAGAGTTGTATGAGGATGTCGATGTCCCTCAATGTGAACAAAAGgaaataaatacagtacaaGCAAGGAAGGGGCCAAGAAAGGCAATGAAACCACCAAAAGTACAGAAACAAGCTGCTCCTCAGCTTCCACCTGATCCCCCTCCTTGTTCTGAAAGTACTGAAGAAACAGCTGTTTACATGAATGAACCAGAAGTGATATACATGAATGAACCAGGTGCCACTGCTATGGAGTATTATCAGCCACTGCAAAATCCTGGCCAATGA
- the LOC136436742 gene encoding uncharacterized protein: MATTAAASTAAATTAAATNAATNAASTVAAATTASVSGWYIDWLNFDPLRDQFTIGFLIVLAVFVGAMAIMFTICFIYTFFSCCASCCKCCCCCCNGKKKGRKHGSKVDVELDNV, translated from the coding sequence ATGGCTACAACTGCAGCAGCAAGTACCGCAGCTGCCACCACTGCAGCTGCCACAAATGCTGCGACAAACGCCGCTTCAACCGTGGCCGCCGCTACCACCGCCTCCGTATCCGGTTGGTACATCGACTGGCTGAACTTCGACCCCCTGCGGGATCAGTTCACCATTGGGTTCCTGATTGTTCTGGCGGTGTTCGTGGGCGCCATGGCGATCATGTTCACCATCTgcttcatctacacgttcttcagctGCTGTGCGTCATGCTGTAagtgctgctgctgttgttgtaacGGGAAGAAGAAGGGCAGGAAACATGGAAGCAAGGTGGACGTGGAGTTGGACAATGTATAG